The Marinilongibacter aquaticus genome has a window encoding:
- the ychF gene encoding redox-regulated ATPase YchF encodes MSLKVGIVGLPNVGKSTLFNAVSTSAKAQASNYRFCTIDPNVGLVDVPDERLAKLEELVQPKKTVATQIEIVDIAGLVKGASKGEGLGNKFLGNIREVDAIIHVIRCFEDENVMRDEGAINPVGDKEIIDTELQLKDLESVEKKLQRISKAARVGGDARLKAELTVVEKCKDWLEQGKNIRELGLTKEEIPAIADLFLLTIKPTLYVANVDEGSMHTGNKYSEALSVAAQAEDAQMIVLNNSIEAQIAEMEDADDKAMFFDEYGMQEAGLDRLIRAAYKLLNLNTYFTAGVQEVRAWTIQDGWKAPQAAGVIHTDFERGFIKAEVIAYEDFVHLGSEQAAKEAGKLRIEGKEYVVKDGDIMHFRFNV; translated from the coding sequence ATGTCTTTAAAAGTGGGGATTGTGGGACTTCCCAATGTGGGAAAATCCACCTTATTCAATGCGGTTTCGACCTCGGCAAAAGCTCAGGCGAGCAATTACAGATTCTGTACCATCGACCCGAACGTAGGCCTGGTGGACGTACCCGATGAACGCCTGGCCAAGCTTGAAGAATTGGTACAACCCAAAAAGACAGTAGCCACTCAAATCGAAATCGTAGACATCGCAGGGCTTGTAAAAGGAGCCAGTAAAGGGGAAGGTTTGGGCAATAAATTCTTGGGGAACATTCGGGAAGTGGATGCCATTATACACGTGATCCGTTGTTTTGAAGACGAAAATGTCATGCGTGATGAAGGAGCGATCAATCCCGTTGGCGACAAAGAGATAATCGATACCGAGTTGCAGTTGAAAGATTTGGAAAGCGTAGAGAAAAAACTGCAACGCATATCAAAAGCTGCCCGCGTGGGTGGCGATGCCCGCCTCAAAGCCGAACTCACAGTGGTTGAAAAATGCAAAGATTGGCTCGAGCAAGGGAAAAACATTCGTGAATTGGGACTAACCAAAGAGGAAATACCCGCGATTGCCGACCTTTTTTTACTGACAATCAAACCTACACTGTACGTGGCCAATGTGGATGAAGGCAGCATGCACACGGGCAACAAATACAGCGAAGCCCTTTCGGTAGCCGCACAAGCTGAAGACGCCCAAATGATTGTGCTGAACAACAGCATTGAGGCCCAAATTGCCGAAATGGAAGACGCCGACGACAAGGCCATGTTCTTTGACGAATACGGTATGCAAGAAGCCGGACTCGATCGCCTTATTCGGGCCGCTTACAAATTGCTGAACCTGAACACCTATTTTACAGCCGGCGTACAGGAGGTAAGAGCTTGGACCATTCAAGACGGCTGGAAAGCTCCACAAGCAGCGGGTGTAATTCACACCGACTTTGAAAGAGGTTTCATCAAAGCTGAAGTGATCGCCTACGAAGACTTTGTGCACTTGGGCTCGGAACAAGCCGCCAAAGAAGCCGGAAAACTTCGTATAGAAGGAAAAGAATATGTGGTGAAAGACGGTGATATTATGCACTTTAGGTTCAATGTGTAA
- the aroQ gene encoding type II 3-dehydroquinate dehydratase has product MKKILIINGPNLNLLGTREPEVYGSQTFEAYFELLKSESPEMDLVYFQSNHEGALIDKIHEVGFDYDGIVLNAGGYSHTSVALADAISSVKTPVVEVHISNIHSREAFRHHSFLTSRCVGIISGLGLKGYALALGYFK; this is encoded by the coding sequence ATGAAAAAGATACTGATCATCAATGGGCCAAATTTGAATCTGCTGGGTACTCGCGAACCGGAAGTGTATGGTTCTCAAACCTTTGAGGCTTATTTCGAGCTTCTAAAGTCTGAGTCTCCCGAAATGGATTTGGTTTATTTTCAAAGCAATCATGAAGGAGCATTGATCGATAAAATTCACGAAGTGGGCTTTGATTATGATGGCATTGTGCTGAATGCCGGGGGGTATTCGCATACTTCGGTGGCTTTGGCCGATGCGATTTCATCGGTGAAAACGCCAGTGGTGGAGGTGCACATTTCCAACATTCATTCACGTGAGGCTTTTCGGCACCATTCTTTTCTTACAAGCCGCTGTGTGGGAATAATAAGTGGCCTAGGACTCAAGGGCTACGCCTTGGCCCTAGGTTATTTTAAATAG
- a CDS encoding DUF4412 domain-containing protein, translating to MKAIFFKTVFCLALLASSSVAYSQIFSVDRLKKRAKDRAEQRAEDNVNNRVDRGVDKVIDGLFGGVDKGAKKTTDAVKDAASGSGEESKSTNTSDAQSEEQAKKMLGGLLSGIGNAPAPEGSYGFKSSYVMKITAKDKKGESLMRMKYYFTDETNAVGTKILEMSDGKNKGQNPIDFMVMDFDKESMYTFMNNNGSKTMMGISYNQTSNVIEDEANKSMEKTSYTKTGQTKTIAGYKCDGYLINDGKEEMTVWISQGKVPVIASYYKSFAKMAGNNSNSKIKLDYAKNPEIYKMAMEGRALMGMDNVDKNEETHMEVESVEANDSFSFSTSGYSNMMDMNAIMNGANQN from the coding sequence ATGAAAGCTATATTCTTTAAAACCGTATTCTGTTTGGCTCTTCTGGCCAGCAGTTCTGTAGCCTACTCTCAGATTTTCAGTGTGGATCGCCTCAAAAAAAGAGCAAAAGACCGTGCCGAGCAAAGGGCCGAAGACAATGTGAACAACCGCGTGGACCGTGGCGTCGATAAGGTGATTGATGGCCTTTTTGGCGGCGTAGACAAAGGAGCAAAGAAAACGACCGATGCCGTAAAAGATGCCGCTAGCGGCTCTGGGGAAGAGTCGAAAAGCACGAACACGAGCGATGCTCAATCTGAAGAACAAGCGAAAAAGATGTTGGGCGGCCTGCTCAGTGGAATTGGAAATGCCCCAGCTCCTGAAGGAAGCTATGGCTTCAAGTCTTCTTATGTCATGAAAATCACCGCGAAAGACAAAAAAGGCGAAAGCCTTATGCGGATGAAATATTATTTCACCGACGAAACAAATGCCGTGGGTACGAAAATCCTTGAAATGTCGGACGGAAAAAACAAAGGCCAAAATCCTATAGACTTCATGGTGATGGATTTCGACAAGGAGAGCATGTATACTTTCATGAACAACAACGGAAGCAAAACCATGATGGGCATTTCGTACAATCAAACCTCGAATGTGATTGAAGACGAAGCCAACAAAAGCATGGAAAAAACCTCGTACACCAAAACAGGCCAAACCAAAACTATCGCTGGGTACAAATGTGACGGCTACCTAATCAACGACGGCAAGGAAGAAATGACGGTTTGGATAAGTCAAGGTAAAGTACCCGTAATAGCTTCTTACTACAAATCATTCGCTAAAATGGCTGGAAACAACAGCAACAGCAAAATCAAACTTGATTATGCGAAGAATCCAGAAATCTACAAGATGGCCATGGAAGGGCGAGCCCTTATGGGAATGGACAATGTGGACAAAAACGAAGAAACCCACATGGAAGTGGAATCTGTGGAAGCAAACGATTCCTTCAGCTTTTCCACCTCGGGTTACAGCAACATGATGGACATGAATGCCATCATGAACGGAGCAAATCAAAACTAA
- a CDS encoding ATP-binding protein, whose amino-acid sequence MRSPRLWVLFIWSFLQSTDFFGQQVNQFYHLQPQKGEIGIVVTSMYQDSLGIIWMGFSSGICEYNGYQYKFHNIDELFPELGENALIEQFYQDESGRFWLVNSEGKVVRSKANGVFEAVEIDPSIRVNRIVTWKGELYFLDQFGGLYRLAEKPEKLATIPNVIPGLNDVLDFLCDGSKLYVSTENSKVYFYDIASGQFKDLAFPAKESYNLSVRIGLNPEKELWIGTENQGLFCYDIAHQSFRNLDALYAQNPMLKSSLYINLFCDSNGLLWAGTDGEGLFQIDLKAQKVTHFVHKNENPHSITANTIIAINEDRLGNIWSTHNYGGISIYPNVQHHFKFASGGPNQTFSKPLSVLRKKDVLWIGTDGLGLKKVNTKTGTEHMFFAKSKTQAGFYIQSMAEDDKGRLWLGTYKNGLWLLENDKARKIDLGLIDVRSLLFANGQLWAGSDKGFLLLDSQGHIVHNFNPLLGVYANQIITRIESDGSGGLWISPAKSGLLHFLPHEKDYSKSVLKHLKIRGEEVRNVLDMKQDSQGNLWFINFYGELLKYQPKRKKVISYARVSPFDKAFVRAVEIDGFQHLWLSTHLGLMQFNPTNDSLVTYYKSDGLQAQNFVNKTSFHDQEGNLYFGNYNGIIYFNPKEVQKVIKRPRLFIESIEVLNKPALHIIPNQLENGVAATKHLKLKADQSSFSFSFIALSDIFDSPYSYAYRLKGFNDEWIETSEFDRKAVYTNIPSGHYTFEVKAGNRFGQYTLPVKQIEIDVQPTFWRSKIALILYLILIAGIVYALYIWWQLKNKLFLETYQHKHEKELYDTKMNFFAKMSHEIQTPLTLILGPLDDMLQSAQAKGNLLLTERLGIIKNNAKRLSRIADELTNIRDKELGTLQLRPSFNDAIEHIKYVSGSFHEQARTKHIDFIENYSSKNLSFWYDYEKFEHILYNLLSNAFKFTPNEGKIVLQAREEGKHLVLSVQDSGPGIEPENMEKIFTMFYQSSLGKRFRGMGVGLALTKELVNLHKGEIHVKSNKKGTRFEIEIPTDIVYEKTYESTARYEDEPISRQDFKKLELAHQSNFDKTVLVVEDHEDLQQMLTELLSRFYKVHLAPNGQEGLLTAQKIKPDLIISDVMMPEMDGIQMSREIKANQKLKHIPIILMTAKNSNKAKYKGLKSGAVEFIRKPFDTHELLLKVHNILLARDEVEARLKAEIMGNPKPDGELNKNDIFLNDLVNSIQNNLENPDFKLEHLAETLNLSYSALYRKCLAITGMSLVEYVRAIKLKKGLDLLVNYSYSVSEAAFKVGFNDPKYFSKCIKKAYGQQPVSLKKEAQSLGYSAFAEKYNL is encoded by the coding sequence ATGCGGAGTCCACGCCTTTGGGTTTTATTCATATGGTCTTTTCTGCAATCCACTGATTTTTTCGGACAGCAGGTAAATCAGTTTTACCATCTTCAACCCCAAAAAGGTGAAATCGGCATTGTCGTGACCTCCATGTACCAAGATTCTTTGGGCATAATCTGGATGGGCTTCAGCAGCGGGATTTGTGAATACAATGGCTATCAATACAAATTCCACAACATTGACGAACTCTTCCCCGAATTGGGCGAAAATGCCTTAATCGAACAGTTTTATCAAGACGAAAGTGGACGTTTTTGGCTGGTCAACTCGGAAGGAAAGGTGGTGCGTTCGAAAGCCAATGGGGTTTTCGAAGCCGTTGAAATTGACCCATCGATACGTGTAAACCGTATCGTCACTTGGAAAGGCGAACTCTATTTTCTCGATCAATTTGGAGGTTTGTATCGCCTTGCGGAAAAGCCCGAGAAATTGGCCACGATTCCCAATGTGATTCCCGGACTAAACGATGTGCTCGATTTCCTTTGCGACGGATCCAAACTCTACGTAAGTACCGAAAACAGTAAAGTTTATTTTTATGACATTGCCTCTGGTCAGTTCAAAGATTTGGCTTTCCCCGCAAAAGAAAGCTATAATTTAAGCGTACGCATTGGCCTAAACCCTGAAAAGGAATTGTGGATCGGTACGGAAAACCAAGGGCTATTTTGCTACGATATCGCACACCAGAGTTTCCGTAATCTCGACGCCCTGTACGCCCAAAATCCCATGCTCAAATCGAGTTTGTACATCAACCTTTTTTGCGACTCAAACGGACTACTTTGGGCCGGAACCGATGGCGAAGGTTTATTTCAAATCGACTTAAAAGCCCAAAAAGTCACCCATTTTGTACACAAAAACGAAAACCCGCATTCCATTACGGCCAATACGATAATTGCCATCAATGAAGATCGCCTTGGCAATATCTGGTCTACTCACAATTACGGCGGAATTTCCATTTACCCAAACGTGCAACACCATTTCAAATTTGCCAGTGGCGGTCCGAACCAAACATTCTCAAAACCTTTGAGTGTTTTGCGGAAAAAAGATGTGCTCTGGATAGGAACCGATGGGCTGGGCCTAAAGAAAGTGAACACCAAAACGGGTACAGAACACATGTTCTTCGCTAAAAGCAAAACGCAAGCCGGTTTCTACATACAAAGTATGGCAGAAGACGATAAAGGGCGTTTGTGGCTGGGCACGTACAAAAACGGACTCTGGCTATTGGAAAACGATAAAGCCCGAAAAATCGATTTGGGTTTGATTGATGTTCGCTCTCTGTTGTTCGCGAACGGCCAACTTTGGGCCGGAAGCGACAAGGGCTTTTTGCTACTCGACAGCCAAGGACATATCGTGCATAATTTCAATCCTCTTTTGGGCGTTTATGCCAATCAGATTATTACCCGAATTGAGTCTGATGGATCAGGCGGCCTCTGGATTTCACCAGCAAAAAGTGGTCTTCTACACTTTTTACCCCATGAAAAAGACTATTCAAAATCGGTATTGAAGCATCTGAAAATTCGCGGCGAAGAAGTGCGAAATGTCTTGGACATGAAACAAGACAGTCAAGGTAATTTGTGGTTTATCAATTTTTACGGCGAACTGCTGAAATATCAACCGAAACGAAAAAAAGTGATTTCGTATGCTCGGGTTTCGCCATTCGACAAGGCCTTTGTTCGTGCCGTAGAAATCGATGGGTTTCAGCATTTGTGGCTTTCTACGCATTTGGGACTGATGCAGTTCAATCCCACAAACGACAGCTTGGTCACTTACTATAAATCCGACGGCTTGCAGGCTCAAAATTTCGTCAATAAAACTTCGTTTCACGACCAAGAAGGAAACTTGTATTTTGGCAATTACAACGGCATAATTTATTTCAACCCGAAAGAAGTACAGAAAGTAATCAAAAGACCTCGGCTCTTTATCGAGTCCATTGAAGTACTCAACAAACCTGCCCTTCACATCATACCCAATCAATTGGAAAATGGTGTGGCGGCAACCAAACACCTGAAATTAAAGGCCGATCAATCTTCATTTTCCTTTAGTTTTATCGCTTTGAGCGACATCTTCGACAGCCCCTACAGTTACGCGTATCGCCTAAAAGGTTTTAATGACGAATGGATAGAAACCAGTGAATTTGACCGAAAAGCGGTATACACGAATATCCCCTCTGGGCATTATACTTTTGAAGTGAAGGCGGGAAACCGCTTTGGACAATACACATTGCCCGTAAAACAGATAGAAATCGACGTACAACCCACGTTTTGGCGGTCGAAAATAGCCCTTATCCTCTACCTTATTCTCATCGCAGGTATCGTATACGCATTATATATTTGGTGGCAATTGAAAAACAAGCTTTTCCTCGAAACGTATCAACACAAACACGAAAAAGAGCTTTACGACACGAAAATGAATTTCTTTGCCAAAATGAGTCATGAAATTCAAACCCCTTTGACCTTGATTCTCGGGCCACTCGACGACATGTTGCAATCGGCCCAAGCCAAAGGAAACCTCTTGCTCACCGAGCGGTTGGGCATTATCAAAAACAATGCGAAACGTCTTTCTCGAATTGCCGACGAGCTCACGAATATTCGCGACAAAGAATTGGGAACTTTGCAATTGCGACCAAGTTTCAACGATGCCATCGAACACATCAAATATGTATCCGGCTCGTTTCACGAGCAAGCCCGCACCAAACACATCGATTTCATTGAAAATTATTCCAGCAAAAACCTCAGTTTCTGGTATGATTACGAAAAATTTGAGCACATTCTGTACAACCTGCTTTCCAACGCTTTCAAATTCACCCCAAACGAAGGGAAAATTGTTTTGCAAGCCAGAGAAGAGGGCAAACACCTTGTGCTGTCGGTTCAAGATTCTGGCCCGGGAATTGAACCCGAAAACATGGAAAAAATCTTCACCATGTTTTATCAATCTTCATTGGGCAAACGCTTTCGTGGAATGGGCGTAGGTTTGGCCTTGACCAAAGAACTTGTAAACTTGCACAAAGGGGAAATCCATGTAAAATCCAATAAAAAGGGCACTCGGTTTGAAATAGAAATCCCTACAGATATCGTTTACGAGAAGACTTACGAAAGTACCGCCCGATACGAAGATGAACCGATTTCGAGACAAGATTTCAAAAAATTGGAATTGGCACACCAATCGAATTTCGACAAAACCGTACTGGTGGTAGAAGACCATGAAGATTTGCAACAAATGCTCACAGAGCTTCTCTCCCGTTTCTATAAAGTGCATCTGGCCCCAAATGGCCAAGAGGGGCTGCTCACGGCTCAAAAAATAAAACCCGACCTTATCATCAGCGATGTGATGATGCCTGAAATGGACGGCATTCAAATGAGCCGGGAGATCAAGGCGAATCAGAAATTAAAGCATATCCCCATTATTTTGATGACGGCCAAAAACAGCAACAAGGCCAAATACAAAGGCTTGAAAAGTGGGGCGGTGGAGTTTATCAGAAAGCCTTTCGACACACACGAATTGCTGCTTAAAGTACACAATATACTACTGGCTCGCGACGAAGTAGAAGCCCGCTTGAAAGCCGAGATCATGGGCAACCCGAAACCCGATGGCGAACTGAATAAAAACGACATTTTCTTGAACGACCTCGTCAACAGCATTCAAAACAATCTCGAGAATCCAGACTTCAAACTCGAGCATTTGGCCGAGACACTGAACCTCAGCTACTCGGCATTGTACAGAAAATGTTTGGCCATCACGGGTATGAGCTTGGTGGAATATGTGCGGGCAATCAAACTCAAAAAAGGACTCGACCTTTTGGTCAACTACAGCTATTCCGTTTCGGAAGCCGCCTTCAAAGTCGGTTTCAATGACCCGAAATATTTCTCGAAATGCATAAAAAAAGCTTACGGACAACAACCCGTAAGCTTAAAAAAAGAAGCCCAAAGTTTGGGCTACAGTGCCTTTGCCGAAAAATACAATTTATAG
- the radA gene encoding DNA repair protein RadA, which yields MAKAKTAYFCQQCGYNSPKWLGKCPSCQSWNSMVEELIQKDEPEKGYWRFGNSGQKTANKPKTIKSITAAEKYRISTEDAEFDRVLGGGLVPGSLILIGGEPGIGKSTLMLQLALSLQGYNVLYISGEESEQQLKMRAQRLKFENERCYILTETSTELIFKQIEQLEPDVVIVDSIQTMVSPLIESGAGSVSQIKECAAEFMTFAKESDVPVLMIGHITKEGSLAGPKVLEHMVDTVLQFEGDRYMAYRLLRTTKNRFGSTSELGIYEMLADGLRQVSNPSEILISDRSDQISGIGIAAMLEGNRPLNIEIQALVSTANYGTPQRTSNGFDNRRLQMLLAVLEKRGGFRLGTQDVFLNVAGGLKVEDPAIDLAVCAAIASSYEDLAIPQSVCFAAEVGLGGEIRAISRIESRISEAEKLGFQKIFISKNNMKGLDPSKFGIAILPAEKLEEVFAHLFS from the coding sequence ATGGCCAAAGCCAAAACTGCTTATTTTTGTCAACAGTGTGGATACAATTCCCCAAAATGGTTGGGCAAGTGCCCTTCATGCCAAAGCTGGAACTCGATGGTCGAAGAACTCATCCAAAAAGATGAGCCCGAAAAAGGGTATTGGCGTTTCGGGAATTCTGGGCAAAAAACCGCCAATAAACCCAAAACCATCAAAAGCATTACGGCCGCTGAAAAATACCGCATTTCGACAGAAGATGCCGAATTCGATCGTGTATTGGGCGGCGGGCTTGTACCGGGCTCCCTGATCCTTATTGGCGGTGAACCGGGCATTGGGAAATCCACATTAATGCTGCAGTTGGCCTTAAGTTTACAAGGTTACAATGTGCTTTATATTTCGGGAGAAGAGAGTGAACAACAGCTTAAAATGCGAGCTCAGCGTTTGAAATTCGAAAACGAACGGTGCTATATCCTTACCGAAACGTCCACTGAATTGATTTTTAAACAAATCGAGCAATTGGAGCCCGATGTGGTTATTGTGGATTCCATACAAACCATGGTATCGCCTCTGATCGAGTCGGGAGCAGGTTCGGTTTCGCAAATAAAAGAGTGTGCGGCCGAATTTATGACTTTCGCCAAAGAGTCTGATGTGCCCGTTTTGATGATCGGGCACATTACCAAAGAAGGCAGCTTGGCCGGGCCCAAGGTTTTGGAACATATGGTCGACACCGTACTGCAGTTCGAAGGCGACCGCTACATGGCCTATCGTTTGCTGCGAACCACAAAAAACAGGTTTGGGAGCACCTCCGAATTGGGCATCTATGAAATGTTGGCCGATGGGCTTCGTCAGGTGAGCAATCCTTCGGAAATCCTCATCTCCGACCGCAGCGATCAAATAAGTGGAATCGGCATAGCCGCCATGCTCGAAGGCAACCGCCCTTTGAACATTGAAATCCAAGCCTTGGTAAGCACGGCCAATTACGGTACGCCGCAACGTACAAGCAACGGCTTCGACAACCGGCGTTTGCAAATGCTATTGGCCGTGCTCGAAAAACGGGGAGGTTTTCGTTTGGGCACGCAAGATGTATTTTTAAATGTGGCTGGCGGGCTTAAAGTGGAGGACCCTGCAATAGATTTGGCCGTTTGTGCAGCGATTGCTTCTTCTTACGAAGATTTGGCGATTCCGCAATCGGTGTGTTTTGCGGCCGAAGTGGGGCTGGGTGGTGAAATCCGAGCGATTAGCCGAATCGAATCCCGAATATCTGAAGCCGAAAAACTTGGCTTTCAGAAAATTTTCATTTCAAAAAACAACATGAAGGGATTGGACCCTTCTAAATTTGGAATTGCCATCCTGCCAGCCGAAAAACTTGAGGAGGTTTTTGCCCACCTTTTTTCTTAG
- a CDS encoding Gfo/Idh/MocA family protein — translation MSSRRNFIKNLSATAMGLGAVPYAGLAKGMKAEKVKLAFIGVGLRGTNHLRNALLRDDVEVVAICDLDPKRIEIAQQMIQKEGGAKAKVFGKNEHDYRNLLELPEVEAVIIATPWLWHTRMAKDAMRAGKYTGLEVSAANTLEECWDLVNTHEATGTHMMILENVNYRRDVMAVLNMVRQNVFGELVHFRCGYQHDLRGVVLNDGKDPYGIGAEFGDKGISESVWRTKHVLYRNGDTYPTHGVGPIAAMCDINRGNRFLSLTSAASKAVGMHNYIVKVGGEDHPNAKLKFKQGDVITTTIETANGETIIVTHDCNLPRPYSLGFRVQGSNGLWEVDGNRIYVDGQSKPHHWDDASEWLKKYDHPLWKKFGEHAEGAGHGGMDFFVMNAFINSVKEKVAPPLDAYDAAAWSAITPLSERSIENNGEPQEFPDFTRGTWMNRRPYNWIKDTY, via the coding sequence ATGAGCAGCAGAAGAAACTTTATCAAAAACCTTTCGGCCACAGCCATGGGGCTAGGAGCAGTGCCCTATGCCGGACTGGCCAAAGGAATGAAAGCGGAGAAAGTCAAATTGGCCTTTATCGGTGTCGGCCTTCGCGGCACCAATCACTTACGCAATGCACTTCTTCGCGACGACGTGGAGGTTGTGGCTATTTGTGACCTTGACCCCAAGAGAATAGAAATTGCACAACAAATGATTCAAAAGGAGGGCGGGGCAAAAGCCAAAGTTTTCGGGAAAAACGAACACGACTACCGAAACCTTTTGGAGCTGCCTGAAGTGGAAGCTGTGATTATCGCTACGCCTTGGCTTTGGCATACACGCATGGCCAAAGACGCTATGCGTGCAGGAAAATATACCGGATTGGAAGTTTCAGCGGCCAATACGCTTGAAGAATGTTGGGATTTGGTGAACACGCATGAAGCGACAGGTACGCACATGATGATTCTGGAAAATGTGAATTATCGTCGCGATGTAATGGCCGTGCTCAATATGGTTCGTCAAAATGTATTCGGCGAGTTGGTGCATTTCCGATGTGGCTATCAACACGATCTTCGCGGCGTGGTGTTGAATGACGGTAAAGATCCTTATGGCATTGGTGCCGAATTTGGCGACAAAGGTATTTCGGAATCTGTATGGCGAACCAAGCATGTATTGTACCGAAATGGCGATACCTATCCTACACATGGAGTTGGCCCGATTGCTGCCATGTGCGACATCAACCGAGGAAACCGTTTTCTTTCTTTGACCTCGGCAGCCAGCAAAGCGGTGGGTATGCACAATTATATTGTAAAAGTGGGCGGCGAAGATCATCCCAATGCCAAATTGAAATTCAAGCAGGGCGATGTGATTACCACCACAATCGAAACGGCCAACGGCGAAACCATTATCGTCACACACGACTGCAACTTGCCTAGACCGTATTCTTTGGGTTTCCGTGTGCAAGGCTCAAATGGCCTTTGGGAAGTAGACGGCAACCGCATTTATGTGGATGGACAATCTAAACCGCACCATTGGGATGATGCCAGCGAATGGTTGAAAAAATACGACCACCCCTTGTGGAAGAAATTTGGCGAACACGCGGAAGGTGCGGGCCACGGCGGAATGGATTTCTTCGTGATGAATGCCTTCATCAACTCCGTAAAAGAGAAAGTCGCTCCACCGCTCGACGCCTACGACGCCGCGGCTTGGAGTGCAATTACACCTTTATCAGAAAGATCGATTGAAAACAACGGTGAAC
- a CDS encoding aldo/keto reductase produces MKKVYLSDSGPKVSKAIYSFWRWEHEKLTDRKRAADVIETCLDLGINTFDYGDTSAQLQTESLVMSILESKGLKREDLVLFAKCGIRHNAKGMPYFDNSRKYLLDSVDSFLKNLKTDYLDIFLLNGYDYAADPEETAAALQHIVHTGKAKHVGIANFTVDQHKLLAKHLREPIVTSHIELNLLNLQALHDGRIDFIKEQYAKPLVWAPLAGGEILEGGSEQAIRLRKVLNRVAEKHAVNVEQVAVAWLIGLGVLPIIGSLKKERIQNVAHATNLQIDKEDWYEIYYASEGKMF; encoded by the coding sequence ATGAAGAAAGTGTATTTAAGTGATAGTGGACCGAAAGTTTCCAAAGCCATTTACAGTTTTTGGCGGTGGGAGCATGAGAAATTGACTGATCGGAAACGTGCGGCCGATGTGATCGAAACCTGTCTCGATCTGGGCATCAACACTTTTGATTACGGCGACACTTCGGCTCAATTGCAAACCGAGTCCTTGGTGATGAGCATTTTGGAATCGAAAGGTTTGAAACGCGAAGACCTCGTTTTGTTTGCCAAGTGCGGCATTCGCCACAATGCCAAGGGCATGCCTTATTTCGACAATTCTCGAAAGTATCTGCTCGATTCGGTGGATAGTTTTTTGAAGAATTTGAAAACAGACTATCTCGATATTTTCTTGCTCAATGGGTATGATTATGCGGCCGATCCCGAAGAAACGGCGGCGGCTTTGCAACATATTGTACATACCGGAAAGGCCAAACATGTGGGGATTGCCAATTTTACGGTAGACCAGCACAAACTTTTGGCCAAACATCTACGCGAGCCGATCGTGACGAGTCACATTGAGTTGAATTTGCTGAATTTGCAAGCTTTGCACGATGGCCGCATCGATTTCATCAAAGAACAATATGCCAAGCCCTTGGTTTGGGCTCCTTTGGCGGGTGGCGAAATCCTTGAAGGTGGGTCTGAACAGGCCATTCGACTGCGAAAAGTACTCAATAGAGTGGCCGAAAAACATGCCGTGAATGTAGAACAGGTGGCCGTGGCGTGGCTCATCGGTTTGGGCGTGTTGCCCATTATTGGCTCCTTGAAGAAAGAACGCATTCAGAATGTGGCCCACGCCACCAATTTGCAAATCGATAAGGAAGATTGGTACGAAATATACTATGCCTCGGAAGGCAAAATGTTTTAG
- a CDS encoding porin family protein — protein MKKISIVLLFSLISLGTFAQSGFGVKGGINLTQIHTDAGSLKDNFRQSLDTQTGYVLGLWGRLGDKFYLQPEVLVSKKGGKVYVFDPSTSTVTNELVDVKYTNLDIPVLIGIRPMSFLRIMAGPVASVKLSEDYTYRDAIASYTNNTNDAIKNSTWGYQAGIGFKIGSLDLDIRHEGSLSDINANHFQDSKFSQRAKGWVVSLGLKIL, from the coding sequence ATGAAAAAGATAAGTATTGTATTGTTGTTCTCATTAATTAGCCTTGGAACCTTTGCTCAATCGGGTTTCGGTGTAAAAGGTGGAATTAACCTCACTCAAATTCACACAGATGCAGGTTCGTTGAAAGATAATTTCAGACAAAGCTTGGATACCCAAACCGGATACGTACTGGGACTTTGGGGTCGTTTGGGCGACAAGTTTTATCTGCAGCCCGAGGTTTTGGTCTCGAAAAAGGGCGGCAAAGTGTATGTATTCGATCCGAGTACAAGTACAGTGACAAACGAACTTGTGGATGTAAAATATACCAATTTGGATATTCCTGTATTGATCGGTATTCGTCCGATGAGCTTTTTACGCATTATGGCGGGGCCGGTGGCTTCGGTAAAACTTTCCGAAGACTATACGTATCGTGATGCAATCGCTTCGTATACGAACAACACCAACGACGCGATCAAGAATTCGACTTGGGGCTATCAAGCAGGTATTGGGTTTAAAATCGGTAGCTTGGATTTGGACATTCGACATGAAGGTTCTTTGTCGGATATCAATGCCAATCATTTCCAAGATTCGAAGTTCTCACAAAGAGCGAAAGGTTGGGTTGTAAGTTTAGGTTTGAAAATCCTTTAA